From Leptidea sinapis chromosome 3, ilLepSina1.1, whole genome shotgun sequence, a single genomic window includes:
- the LOC126979488 gene encoding uncharacterized protein LOC126979488, protein MAAIGTRRTLSQLIKQGYQEIPEIFASTALGLVGIGLGAYSCYRYVKNDGDNRRYKQVFIVMRPDDPRVQKLRKD, encoded by the coding sequence ATGGCGGCAATCGGTACTAGACGTACATTAAGCCAACTGATAAAGCAAGGATATCAAGAAATCCCAGAGATCTTTGCCTCAACTGCTCTCGGCTTGGTTGGAATTGGACTGGGTGCTTATTCCTGTTATCGTTACGTAAAAAATGACGGAGACAATCGAAGATACAAGCAAGTTTTCATTGTAATGAGACCAGATGACCCTAGAGTGCAGAAATTACGGAAagattga